The Pseudomonas berkeleyensis genome includes a region encoding these proteins:
- a CDS encoding ABC transporter substrate-binding protein produces MNRLTRWLLAISLVSSTGLQAAEAERCEQVRLSDVGWTDITMTTAVARLVLGEIGYRTQIKRMSLPDTYRSLSEGQLDVFLGNWMPAQSEQVQPHLDSGKIEKLHTNLPTVRYTLAVLTPGYDAGLKDFADIHRFKDELGGQIFGIEPGNEGNEMVKGMIRDNVFGLRGFTLVESSESGMLNHVERAQRLGKWAVFLGWEPHPMNERLKMNYLAGGDEYFGPNYGAAQVNTVARGNFSQQCPNLARLFRNMTFTIAAENQLMSAVLEGNTNRRRVAKDWIENNPQMIAAWLDGVTRYQGAPITKVFDIPLAAND; encoded by the coding sequence ATGAACAGACTCACCCGCTGGCTGCTCGCAATCTCCCTTGTCTCCAGCACCGGACTGCAGGCCGCCGAAGCCGAACGCTGCGAGCAGGTACGCCTGAGCGATGTCGGCTGGACCGACATCACCATGACCACCGCCGTGGCACGCCTGGTATTGGGCGAAATCGGCTACCGCACGCAGATCAAGCGCATGTCGTTACCCGACACCTACCGCAGCCTGTCCGAAGGCCAGCTGGATGTGTTCCTCGGCAACTGGATGCCGGCGCAGAGCGAGCAGGTACAGCCCCACCTGGACAGCGGCAAGATCGAGAAACTGCATACCAACCTGCCAACGGTGCGTTACACCCTGGCAGTGCTCACCCCCGGCTATGACGCCGGACTCAAGGACTTCGCCGACATCCATCGCTTCAAGGACGAGCTGGGCGGACAGATCTTCGGTATCGAGCCGGGCAACGAAGGCAACGAAATGGTCAAGGGCATGATTCGCGACAATGTCTTCGGCTTGCGCGGTTTCACCCTGGTGGAATCCAGCGAAAGCGGCATGCTCAACCACGTCGAGCGCGCTCAGCGCCTGGGTAAGTGGGCGGTTTTCCTCGGTTGGGAACCGCACCCGATGAACGAGCGTCTGAAGATGAACTACCTGGCTGGTGGCGACGAGTATTTCGGCCCCAACTATGGAGCGGCCCAGGTCAATACAGTGGCGCGTGGCAACTTCAGCCAGCAGTGTCCCAATCTGGCTCGGCTGTTTCGCAACATGACCTTCACCATCGCCGCAGAAAACCAGCTGATGAGCGCCGTGCTGGAAGGCAATACCAACCGGCGCCGTGTGGCCAAGGACTGGATCGAGAACAACCCGCAGATGATCGCGGCCTGGCTCGATGGCGTGACCCGCTATCAGGGCGCGCCCATCACCAAGGTCTTCGACATACCGCTAGCCGCAAATGACTGA
- the gbdR gene encoding choline metabolism transcriptional regulator GbdR — MSQFTQGAQPQNRVAQSIGFLLLDNFTLISLASAVEPLRMANQLSGKELYRWHTLTHDGLPVSASDGLQITPDAAMQNAPALDAVIVCGGVDIQHSVKREHVSWLQLQARQGRQLGAVCTGSWALAKAGLLDGYDCSVHWECLASMQEAFPRAAITTRLFSIDRNRNTSSGGTAPMDMMLHLIGQLHGRELAAGISEMFIYERIRNEQDHQRVPLKHMLGSNQPKLQEIVALMEANLEEPIDLDELACFVDISRRQLERLFQKYLHCSPSRYYLKLRLIRARQLLKQTSMSIIEVASVCGFVSTPHFSKCYREYFGIPPRDERAGQSGSNLVVLLPIPEHQVNSSAVLALNRAQGESTFASVRI, encoded by the coding sequence ATGTCGCAGTTCACTCAAGGGGCACAACCCCAGAACCGTGTCGCCCAGTCCATCGGCTTTCTCCTGCTGGACAACTTCACCCTGATTTCCCTCGCTTCGGCGGTGGAGCCCCTGCGCATGGCCAACCAGCTTTCCGGCAAGGAGCTGTATCGCTGGCACACCCTCACTCACGATGGCCTGCCGGTCAGTGCCAGCGATGGCTTGCAGATCACCCCGGACGCCGCGATGCAGAATGCCCCGGCCCTGGATGCAGTGATCGTCTGCGGCGGCGTGGATATCCAGCACAGCGTCAAGCGTGAGCATGTCAGCTGGCTGCAACTGCAGGCGCGCCAGGGCCGTCAGCTGGGTGCGGTGTGCACCGGCAGCTGGGCGCTGGCCAAGGCCGGTCTGCTCGATGGCTATGACTGCAGCGTGCACTGGGAATGTCTGGCCTCGATGCAGGAAGCCTTCCCACGTGCCGCCATCACCACTCGCCTGTTCTCCATCGACCGTAACCGCAACACCAGCTCTGGCGGCACTGCGCCGATGGACATGATGCTGCACCTGATCGGTCAGCTGCATGGCCGTGAACTGGCTGCCGGCATCTCCGAGATGTTCATCTACGAGCGCATCCGCAACGAGCAAGATCACCAGCGCGTGCCGCTCAAGCACATGCTTGGCAGCAACCAGCCGAAGCTGCAGGAAATCGTCGCGCTGATGGAAGCCAACCTGGAGGAGCCGATCGACCTCGACGAGCTGGCCTGTTTCGTCGACATCTCGCGCCGTCAGCTTGAGCGCCTGTTCCAGAAGTACCTGCACTGCTCGCCGTCGCGCTATTACCTGAAGCTGCGCCTGATCCGTGCGCGCCAACTGCTCAAGCAGACCAGCATGTCGATCATCGAAGTCGCGTCGGTCTGTGGCTTCGTGTCCACCCCGCATTTCTCCAAGTGCTACCGCGAGTACTTCGGCATTCCGCCGCGTGATGAGCGCGCCGGCCAGTCGGGTTCCAACCTGGTGGTGTTGCTGCCGATCCCCGAGCATCAGGTCAACTCAAGCGCCGTGCTGGCGCTCAATCGTGCTCAGGGTGAGTCGACCTTCGCCAGCGTGCGTATCTGA
- a CDS encoding quaternary amine ABC transporter ATP-binding protein has product MQSGKIVVEHLYKVFGSNPQEAIDLLKEGWSKERILAEKGAVIGVSDVSFSVEEGEIFVLMGLSGSGKSTLIRLINRLVEPSGGDVYIDGQNVAKLPQSQLIDLRRRDMSMVFQSFALMPSRSVLDNAAFGLEVAGTGRKEREKRAMEVLKQVGLDTFAHKYPHELSGGMQQRVGLARALTVNPSMIIMDEAFSALDPLKRREMQDVLLELQKTHRRTIIFVSHDIEEAMRIGTRIGIMEGGKLIQVGTPQELIEKPANEYVRNFFDTVDTSRYLTAGQLKADSVPTYVHNGKAPDAAKICKELQALDKHYAFIVDEQNNFQGSISLEKIALMVDGDEPKPLETNALKQVVPVPEDMPLEDVISRLVDNEGPIPVVDADGHYCGAISKGRLLTRLQGESHE; this is encoded by the coding sequence ATGCAGTCTGGAAAGATCGTGGTCGAACACCTGTACAAGGTTTTCGGCTCAAACCCACAAGAAGCCATCGACCTGCTCAAGGAAGGCTGGAGCAAGGAGAGGATTCTGGCCGAGAAAGGCGCCGTGATTGGCGTCAGCGATGTGTCGTTCAGTGTCGAGGAGGGCGAGATCTTCGTTCTCATGGGCCTGTCCGGCTCCGGCAAATCGACCCTGATCCGCCTGATCAACCGCCTGGTCGAACCCAGCGGCGGTGATGTCTACATCGACGGGCAGAACGTGGCCAAGCTGCCGCAGTCGCAACTGATCGACCTGCGTCGCCGTGACATGAGCATGGTCTTCCAGTCCTTCGCCCTGATGCCTTCGCGCAGCGTGCTGGACAACGCCGCCTTCGGCCTGGAAGTGGCCGGCACCGGGCGCAAGGAGCGTGAGAAGCGCGCCATGGAAGTGCTCAAGCAGGTTGGCCTGGACACCTTCGCCCACAAGTACCCGCATGAGCTTTCCGGTGGCATGCAGCAGCGCGTCGGTCTGGCCCGTGCGCTGACGGTCAACCCCTCGATGATCATCATGGACGAGGCCTTCTCGGCCCTCGACCCGCTCAAGCGCCGTGAAATGCAGGACGTGCTGCTGGAGCTGCAGAAGACCCATCGCCGCACCATCATCTTCGTCTCCCACGACATCGAAGAAGCCATGCGCATCGGTACCCGCATCGGCATCATGGAAGGCGGCAAGCTGATCCAGGTCGGCACCCCGCAGGAGCTGATCGAGAAGCCGGCCAACGAATACGTGCGCAACTTCTTCGATACCGTCGACACCAGCCGTTACCTCACCGCCGGCCAGCTCAAGGCCGACAGCGTGCCGACCTACGTACACAACGGCAAGGCGCCGGACGCGGCGAAAATCTGCAAGGAGCTGCAGGCGCTGGACAAGCACTACGCCTTCATCGTCGACGAGCAGAACAACTTCCAGGGCTCCATCAGCCTGGAGAAGATCGCGCTGATGGTCGATGGCGACGAACCCAAGCCACTGGAAACCAACGCCCTCAAGCAGGTCGTGCCGGTGCCCGAGGACATGCCGCTGGAAGACGTCATCAGCCGCCTGGTGGACAACGAGGGGCCGATCCCGGTGGTGGACGCCGACGGCCATTACTGCGGCGCCATCAGCAAGGGCCGCCTGCTGACCCGACTGCAGGGGGAATCCCATGAGTGA
- a CDS encoding choline ABC transporter substrate-binding protein yields MKTIKTTAAIGLLSCALMQGAMAAEPASCKQVRFAEIGWADIAATTGVAMTLAEGLGYQPRKIMASVPIAFTGVKSGQIDVFLGYWAPSMDSVIEPFLKDNGVKVLEKANLEGAKYTLAVPSYAAEAGLKSFQDIAKFKDQLGGKIYGIEPGNDGNLLIDGMIKNNQFDLGDFRMVESSEAGMLVQVSRAIRKKEPVVFLGWAPHPMNTQYDITYLSGGDDVFGPDYGAAKVYTVVPPDYEARCANVGKLLSNLQFTVEIESQLMEKVLEKENPQDVAKAWIKANPAILDQWLSGVTTFDGQDGVAAVKKHVGL; encoded by the coding sequence ATGAAAACGATCAAGACCACCGCCGCCATCGGCCTGTTGTCCTGCGCGCTGATGCAGGGTGCCATGGCTGCCGAGCCGGCGAGCTGCAAACAGGTGCGTTTCGCCGAGATCGGCTGGGCTGACATCGCCGCCACCACCGGCGTGGCCATGACCCTGGCCGAAGGGCTGGGCTACCAGCCACGCAAGATCATGGCCTCGGTACCGATCGCCTTCACCGGCGTAAAAAGCGGCCAGATCGATGTTTTCCTCGGTTACTGGGCACCGTCGATGGACTCGGTGATCGAGCCCTTCCTCAAGGACAACGGCGTCAAGGTGCTGGAAAAAGCCAACCTCGAAGGCGCCAAGTACACCTTGGCGGTGCCGAGCTACGCGGCCGAGGCTGGCCTGAAGAGCTTCCAGGACATCGCCAAGTTCAAGGATCAGCTGGGCGGCAAGATCTACGGCATCGAACCGGGTAACGACGGCAATCTGCTGATCGACGGCATGATCAAGAACAACCAGTTCGACCTCGGCGACTTCCGCATGGTCGAGTCCAGCGAAGCGGGCATGCTGGTGCAGGTGTCGCGCGCGATCCGGAAGAAAGAGCCCGTGGTCTTCCTTGGTTGGGCACCGCACCCGATGAACACCCAATACGACATCACCTATCTCTCCGGTGGTGACGATGTGTTCGGCCCCGACTACGGCGCCGCCAAGGTCTACACCGTGGTACCGCCAGACTACGAAGCGCGCTGCGCCAACGTCGGCAAACTGCTGAGCAACCTGCAGTTCACCGTCGAAATCGAAAGCCAGCTGATGGAAAAGGTACTGGAGAAGGAAAACCCGCAGGACGTCGCCAAGGCGTGGATCAAGGCCAACCCGGCGATCCTCGACCAGTGGCTGAGCGGCGTGACCACCTTCGACGGTCAGGATGGCGTAGCCGCCGTCAAGAAACACGTCGGGCTGTAA
- the etfB gene encoding electron transfer flavoprotein subunit beta, with translation MTDLNIVALVSVGAHPTSGRPRRAEQDARAVELGLRLAGQNLQLLHAGDPQAEALRGYLGMGLEQLDVLEQPDSADALPLLVDYLQGSRTQLVLTGSQAETGEGSGMLPFLLAERLGWPMVVGLAEVEKVENGVAQVLQALPRGQRRRLKVRLPCVASVDNAAPVARQSAFGPARRGLIEAHEVTVVDDPLLASATLQPAKPRPKRLKVIKAKTGAERMKAATAKASGGGGQILKDVSPQDGAEAIFKLLIEEGVLR, from the coding sequence ATGACTGATCTGAATATCGTCGCCCTGGTATCGGTGGGCGCTCACCCGACCTCCGGTCGTCCACGGCGCGCCGAGCAGGACGCCCGTGCGGTGGAGCTCGGCCTGCGCCTGGCCGGGCAGAACCTGCAATTGCTGCACGCTGGCGACCCGCAGGCCGAAGCCCTGCGCGGTTACTTGGGCATGGGCCTGGAACAGCTCGATGTGCTGGAGCAACCAGACAGCGCCGACGCCCTGCCGCTACTGGTCGACTACCTGCAAGGCAGCCGCACGCAGTTGGTGCTGACCGGCAGCCAGGCGGAAACCGGCGAGGGTTCGGGCATGCTGCCGTTCCTGCTGGCCGAGCGCCTGGGCTGGCCGATGGTCGTCGGCCTGGCCGAAGTGGAGAAAGTGGAAAACGGCGTGGCTCAGGTATTGCAAGCCTTGCCACGGGGTCAGCGGCGCCGGCTCAAGGTACGCCTGCCCTGCGTCGCCAGTGTCGACAACGCCGCGCCGGTCGCGCGGCAGAGCGCCTTCGGCCCGGCCCGCCGCGGCCTGATCGAAGCTCATGAAGTCACGGTGGTAGACGATCCGCTGCTGGCCAGCGCTACCTTGCAACCGGCCAAGCCACGACCCAAGCGCCTCAAGGTGATCAAGGCCAAGACGGGAGCGGAACGTATGAAGGCGGCCACGGCCAAAGCCAGTGGTGGCGGCGGTCAGATACTCAAGGATGTCTCGCCACAAGACGGCGCTGAAGCTATCTTCAAACTACTGATCGAGGAAGGCGTCCTGCGCTAG
- a CDS encoding L-serine ammonia-lyase encodes MAISVFDLFKIGIGPSSSHTVGPMRAAALFVATLRERELLERVRRIEVRLYGSLSATGVGHGSDRAVIMGLMGEWPDSIDPAQIAPRIATLLECGELLLDGRLPIAFDWVRDMRLLDENLPYHPNAMTLIAEGVDGELHSDTYYSVGGGFVVDAAQAAGGLLDQDHTALPYDFSSGAELLRLCRQHGLRVSQLMLANEKAWRSEAEIRAGLLKLWQAMQDCVTNGLREEGILPGGLSVRRRAAKLHRSLQELGKPNVIGSTMSAMEWVNLYALAVNEENAAGGRMVTAPTNGAAGIIPAVLHYYMRFNPDANDADVVDFLLAAAAIGILCKKNASISGAEVGCQGEVGSACAMAAAGLAEVLGATPEQLENAAEIGLEHNLGLTCDPVGGLVQVPCIERNAIAAVKAINAAQMALRGDGEHHISLDRVIRTMRDTGADMHDKYKETSRGGLAVSAIEC; translated from the coding sequence GTGGCTATCAGCGTTTTCGACCTGTTCAAGATCGGCATCGGACCGTCCAGCTCTCACACCGTGGGGCCGATGCGTGCGGCTGCATTGTTCGTCGCGACGCTGCGCGAGCGGGAACTGCTGGAGCGAGTGCGGCGTATCGAAGTGCGTCTGTATGGCTCGCTGTCAGCCACCGGTGTAGGTCACGGCAGCGACCGTGCGGTGATCATGGGTTTGATGGGGGAGTGGCCTGACAGCATCGATCCGGCGCAGATCGCCCCGCGCATAGCCACGCTGTTGGAGTGCGGTGAGCTGCTGCTCGACGGTCGCCTGCCTATCGCTTTCGACTGGGTGCGTGACATGCGCCTGCTGGACGAGAACCTGCCCTATCACCCGAACGCCATGACCCTGATTGCAGAGGGTGTGGACGGGGAACTGCACAGCGATACCTATTACTCGGTTGGCGGCGGTTTCGTGGTCGACGCGGCGCAGGCTGCCGGCGGTCTGCTCGATCAGGATCACACTGCGCTGCCTTACGATTTTTCCAGTGGCGCCGAGCTGTTGCGCCTGTGCCGTCAACATGGTCTGCGCGTGTCGCAACTGATGTTGGCCAACGAAAAAGCCTGGCGCAGTGAGGCGGAGATTCGTGCTGGGCTGCTGAAGCTGTGGCAGGCCATGCAGGATTGCGTGACCAACGGTTTGCGCGAGGAGGGCATTCTGCCTGGCGGGTTGAGCGTACGGCGGCGTGCCGCCAAGCTGCATCGCAGCTTGCAGGAGCTGGGCAAGCCCAACGTGATTGGCAGCACCATGAGCGCCATGGAGTGGGTCAACCTCTACGCCTTGGCGGTCAACGAGGAAAATGCCGCCGGTGGGCGCATGGTTACCGCGCCTACCAATGGCGCGGCCGGGATCATCCCGGCGGTGCTGCATTACTATATGCGCTTCAACCCCGATGCCAACGATGCCGATGTGGTCGATTTTCTGCTGGCGGCCGCGGCGATCGGCATCCTGTGCAAGAAGAATGCATCGATTTCCGGCGCCGAAGTGGGTTGTCAGGGGGAGGTCGGCTCGGCCTGTGCCATGGCTGCGGCAGGGCTTGCCGAGGTGCTCGGCGCCACGCCCGAACAACTTGAAAACGCTGCCGAGATCGGCCTGGAACACAATCTCGGACTGACCTGCGACCCGGTCGGTGGCCTGGTGCAGGTGCCCTGTATCGAACGCAACGCCATTGCAGCAGTGAAGGCGATCAACGCGGCGCAGATGGCGCTGCGCGGCGATGGCGAGCATCACATTTCGCTGGATCGGGTGATTCGCACCATGCGCGACACCGGTGCCGACATGCACGACAAGTACAAGGAAACCTCGCGCGGTGGTCTGGCCGTCAGCGCCATCGAGTGCTGA
- a CDS encoding ABC transporter permease, producing MSDKKLDLGSWVNDVVQHLLDNYSGAFDSIGKLVSGFSEGIEALLMLPPAWLLIAIFVALGLWRIGARFALFTAVAFILIVMTGFWEQTVVTLGLTFSSTLISLLLGIPLGIWAAKSERVATIIRPILDFMQTMPAFVYLIPAAMLFGLGRVPGIIATVIFAMPPAVRLTSLGIRQVNKEIVEAGQSFGCTGRQLLFKVQLPNAMPSIMAGVNQTIMMALSMVIIASMVGAGGLGNDVLASIQRLDIGLGFESGMAVVLLAIILDRITESFGTKQTAKRGLFAWFSGKLQRQSS from the coding sequence ATGAGTGACAAGAAACTCGACCTCGGTAGCTGGGTCAACGACGTCGTCCAGCATCTGCTGGACAACTACAGCGGCGCCTTCGACAGCATCGGTAAACTGGTCAGCGGCTTTTCCGAAGGCATCGAAGCCCTGCTCATGCTGCCGCCGGCCTGGCTGCTGATCGCCATATTCGTCGCCCTCGGCCTGTGGCGCATCGGCGCACGTTTCGCCCTGTTCACCGCGGTGGCCTTCATCCTCATCGTCATGACCGGTTTCTGGGAACAGACGGTGGTGACGCTCGGCCTGACCTTCTCCTCGACGCTGATCAGCCTGCTGCTGGGCATCCCGCTGGGTATCTGGGCAGCCAAGAGCGAGCGCGTGGCCACCATCATCCGGCCGATTCTCGACTTCATGCAGACCATGCCGGCATTCGTCTACCTGATCCCGGCGGCCATGCTCTTCGGCCTCGGTCGCGTCCCCGGCATCATCGCCACGGTGATCTTCGCCATGCCACCGGCAGTGCGCCTGACCAGCCTGGGCATCCGCCAGGTGAACAAGGAAATCGTCGAGGCCGGCCAGTCCTTCGGCTGCACAGGGCGCCAGTTGCTGTTCAAGGTGCAACTGCCCAACGCCATGCCGTCGATCATGGCCGGGGTCAACCAAACCATCATGATGGCCCTGTCGATGGTGATCATCGCCTCGATGGTCGGCGCCGGCGGCCTGGGTAACGACGTACTGGCGAGCATCCAACGTCTCGATATCGGTCTAGGCTTCGAGAGCGGCATGGCCGTGGTGCTGCTGGCAATCATCCTCGACCGCATCACCGAAAGTTTCGGCACCAAGCAGACGGCCAAACGCGGCCTGTTCGCCTGGTTCAGTGGCAAGCTGCAGCGCCAGTCCAGCTAA
- the etfA gene encoding electron transfer flavoprotein subunit alpha, translating into MSDIIRRDPRAEWIARNRLHPLHASMQKAETSWMGPNGIIRKNPHAIAAGFIGPAGLKRIDRSGAQQGTSSKRSSASVAVQLPLHILDQPAFHVCVVPDMVGGRLSSHDKDLLGLARKLAGDSGAVVAVVFGEDKESAFDTAGVDRLLRIEGNAFDGYAPEARVLALSAVESQLAPRHWLLPDSRTGGGELGRRLAAKLGERPATRVWQVAGEQATGRAGAGQQDIQRALPRLILAAAECAEPVSETRHEVRALELGEKVAHSLPRIEDLGPVAVNPAQIPMAEAEFILSGGNGVKDWTLFHQAAVALGATEGASRVAVDDGFMPRNRQVGATGTWVTARVYLAVGISGAIQHLQGIGACDKVVAVNMDPGCDMIKRADLSVIGDSAAILQALIERVAAWRQEGKRDAA; encoded by the coding sequence ATGAGCGACATCATCCGCCGCGACCCTCGCGCCGAGTGGATCGCCCGTAACCGCCTGCACCCGTTGCATGCGTCGATGCAGAAGGCCGAAACCAGCTGGATGGGCCCCAATGGCATCATCCGCAAGAACCCGCATGCCATCGCCGCTGGATTCATCGGCCCGGCCGGGCTCAAGCGCATCGACCGCAGCGGCGCCCAGCAGGGCACCAGCAGCAAACGCAGCAGCGCCAGCGTCGCAGTGCAACTGCCGCTGCATATCCTCGATCAACCAGCCTTCCACGTCTGCGTGGTACCGGACATGGTCGGCGGACGTCTGTCCAGCCACGACAAGGACCTGCTCGGCCTGGCCCGCAAGCTGGCCGGTGACAGCGGCGCCGTCGTAGCCGTGGTATTCGGTGAGGACAAGGAAAGCGCTTTCGACACAGCCGGCGTCGACCGCCTGTTACGCATCGAGGGCAACGCCTTCGACGGCTACGCCCCGGAAGCCCGTGTACTGGCACTGAGCGCCGTGGAAAGCCAGCTGGCGCCACGTCACTGGCTGCTGCCTGACAGCCGCACCGGTGGCGGCGAGCTGGGCCGGCGCCTGGCCGCCAAACTCGGTGAGCGTCCAGCCACCCGCGTCTGGCAGGTCGCCGGTGAACAAGCCACCGGCCGCGCCGGTGCCGGCCAGCAGGACATTCAGCGCGCACTGCCACGGCTGATCCTGGCCGCCGCCGAATGCGCCGAGCCGGTCAGCGAAACTCGCCATGAAGTTCGCGCGCTGGAACTGGGCGAGAAGGTCGCCCACAGCCTGCCGCGCATCGAAGATCTAGGCCCGGTGGCTGTCAACCCAGCACAAATTCCCATGGCCGAAGCCGAGTTCATTCTCTCCGGCGGCAACGGCGTGAAAGACTGGACGCTGTTCCACCAGGCCGCCGTCGCCCTCGGTGCCACCGAAGGCGCCTCGCGCGTGGCCGTGGACGATGGCTTCATGCCGCGTAACCGTCAGGTCGGCGCTACCGGCACCTGGGTGACCGCCCGTGTCTACCTGGCAGTCGGCATTTCCGGCGCCATCCAGCACCTGCAGGGCATCGGCGCCTGCGACAAGGTGGTGGCGGTGAACATGGATCCCGGCTGCGACATGATCAAACGAGCTGACCTCTCGGTGATCGGCGACTCGGCGGCAATCCTGCAAGCGCTGATCGAGCGCGTCGCAGCCTGGCGCCAGGAGGGCAAACGTGATGCGGCGTAA